tatttttgggtggtgaccatgtaacatggttttcgcaaccatgttattttctcggaaatcatgtatctgatttcggcaagcaggttatatttgatgagaaaataacattttagtgacaaacatgttacatggtcaccatacaaaaataacattttgctcttgaaacatgtttggggtgatcatattccttctctgcgtgtgataGAATAGAATATTAAGACAATAAaaagtttgatgaaaatcgattttcgactctATTCTCCACCTGTGGCTTTAAAATTTTCTGCTCtgtctataaataattgaagtaaaaaactttaaacatatTCATTGATTGTTTTGCATtaaacattaaaatattttgttttatttattatcatcttttcatattcttttttcaatattgttgttttttcgtACATTGTcatacaaacttttatataatttttaaaagtaaaaaaaaatatatatatataaacaaaaaatggattatcataaaatataatacataaaaaaaacaaattatatatttttacaaataattataaatgtaatagtaataatacatattttcaaaaacaaattatgttaattcaataataatttataatttaataacattgaaaaataaaaataataaaataatatttaagaatattttccacATAAGATTTTCAATATATCTTTGAAATCGGAAAACACTTCAATAAGTGTAATCGACTCATTAAGGGGGAAAacggaaaatattttcaaaatttctttctttgctCTTTCACTCGTTTTCATGCATTGGTCTGAAATCATTATTGCTATTATTTGTAGCTCTTGACTTTGTGATTGTTTCTAAGATTAAAAGattgattaaaatttgaaataagaaaaatatttgcttatgTGGTATGTATCATCATTTATCGTTAAGATTGTGAGAACATTTTAAAAACTACATTTCATTTGTTtgtgataatttttatttagtgGTATTGAAATTTCTATGCATTCgggatttttgttttcattaaaatttcttttaaaaatacatattcctttaaaaatacatatttcaaAGTATTCATACTTTGCTCTTCCCTCATataatttatcaattattttttatttaaaattaatatttttttaatttcatttttatttttttattccacatttttttcacaattttgtttttattttttttgcaaattttatatataatgaaaatcatttcaatttaaaatcttAGAATtattacacaattttatatgtTATGTTTTTATGTTTGCTTttgattgtgttttttttatattatttttttgtattagtggtgtttttactttattttttttttacttatattaaaataatgagAGCTTTTTTGGGAGGcctcatttatttaaaatttttttctttttattttgtcctTTCATCATATCATTAACTCTCTCCTCTTTGTCATTCTCCTTTATACTTGACACCCTTAGGTCATTTAGTAGCAGTTGGATTTGCGGTTATTGTTGGCGCTGCTAACAACCTTAAAGTGTTGTCTATCGGAACGACGGGAAGCATGATTTTTGGATTGTACATCACGTACCTTATTGGCCCTTTTGATGGCCGAACGGCATATGTCCTTACGATCCTTTTTCGATTGGGTCTAGaagaaataaaacacaaaaatataattaaaaatataatgtaCACTGAGATAGATTTGTGTAAacattctaaatttttttggcaattttataaaaaaaagagatTAAATCAATGACAACACAAATTTTATTGGTTGATCCCCAAACACACTAAGTGTATAAGGTGGGTGGGGCATTTTTGAGAGAAAAGATGGCACAGCGTTTGAACAAATCCAAattgatttcaaaataaaagttaagaaatagtaaacaaaaaaaatatatatggccctaagttcggccaggccgaatcttatgtaccctccacctaatcttatgtaccctcctctactaaagactgtcatccacaagcgaattactcgggttgcggtaacacatgccgatggcaaggtatcttaaaaagtccttaacaccgtcttctaaattgtaagttattccATACGGGGGAtgtattaaacaaaataaaaaaagaccgattaaaaacgacaaaattttctatagaaataaaatgttgacataattttctatagaaataaaattttgactaaattttctatagaaataaaattttgacaaaattttctatacaaataaaattttgacaaaattatctatagaaataaaattttgataaaattttctatagaaataaaattttgacaaaattttctatagaaataaatattgacaaaattttccacagaaataaaactttaacaaaattttctacagaaataaaattttgacaaaactttctatagtaataacattttgacaaaattttctatagaaataaaattttggtagattatttttggcgatatggaccaatttttgcgtggttgttaaagaccatatactaacaccacgtatcaaatttcaaccggatcggatgaattttgctccgcaaagaggttccgaaggtcaaatctggggatcggtttatatgggggctatatatagttatgtaccgatatggaccaatttttggttgtttgttagaggccatatactgacaccacgtaccaaatttcaactggatcggatgaatattgctccactaagaggctccggaggtcaaatctggggatcggtttatatgggtgctatatatgattatagaccgatatgtaccaatttttgcatggttgttatagaccatatactaacaccacatacgaaatttcaactggatcggatgaattttgctcctccaagaggctctggaggtcaaatctggggatcggtttatatgggggctatatataattatggaccgatatggaccaatttttgcatggttgttagagaccatatactaacaccatgtaccaaatttcagccgcaacggatgaatattgctccggaagtcaaatctggggatcggtttatatgggtgctatatataattatagaccgatatggaccaatttttccatggttgttatagaccacatacttacaccacataccaaatttcaaccggatcggatgaattttgctcctccaagaggctctgcaagccaaatctgggggtcggtttatatgggggctatacgtaaaagaggtccgatatggcccatttgcaataccatccgacctacatcaataacaactacttatgccaagtttcaagtcgatagctactttcgttgggaagttagcgtgatttcaacagacggacggacggacatgctcagatcgactcagaatttcaccacgacccagaatatatatactttatggggtcgtagagcaatatttcgatgtgttgcaaacggaatgacaaagttaatatatatcctatggtggagggtataaaaaaaaacaatatagcgctttacttttCCAACCACTCAGGGCTCATTTTCATGGGACTTGTAAAGTTTCGGCGCTATGTGTATGAGCCACATGAAAATTAGAAACCGTTTTATTTTTGGGGGAACTGTTTGTATTATGAATATAAATcctaatatttcaaattaaatttaaccccAATTTCCTTTTTGGGATTGTGCTCTCCTTTTTTAAGGGGGCGTATTTTCGCATTCACACTTTTgcacgagggttgccttttatatttcgggttacacatatttaattttttcctaaatattcatattttatcCATCAGTTAGGGTTAATTTTCAGACGGTCTTTTAAACACAACTGAAATAAcccctaattttattttggggtcAATTTTCATGCCTCAGTTACTTTTTTATGGGGCTTATATTCATTATGAAACTTCGCCTTACATTTGTTGTTCTGTTTGCTCTTTTTCCTGAGACCCATTTTCATAATGCCACAAGTATGAAAGTGGAGCTatgaaaattagccccaaaGCCTAAATAAAGTATGATACctaaaaaatatatggaaaacaacagcaccaaatttttatgttttttggcGAGTACTGCCATTTTTTTTTGGCGCCCTAAGAAGttacattatgaaaataaaccctaatatttcaaatgaaaattaaccCTAATTTCCTTTTTGGAAATGTGCTTCGTTTTCATGTGAGGTCTATTTTCGCATTCTGGATTTGGAAATGTGCTTCGTTTTCATGTGAGGCCTATTTTCGCATTCTGGATTTGGGCAATGGTGGATATATCAGATTTCTTTTTAAGTGGACATGCTTCTGTCGGGGCTTAAGACTTTTTCCTGTAGgcccaaaaaaaaacagtgaactgttttataggaagaatgaactaccttgtGGGAATATTGAATTagattgtactccacattttgagatttccacaaacgtttttaaaaccaggaaaatttaatgccctgctgAACTTTTCActtcagttcacgaaattatttcatttttagcCCTGTTTCATTTAagttttggggctcattttcccCTTTTCATATCGCCTCAAGGCTTGAGGTAGATCGAATGGAAATAGATCTTCAAGAAGCTTGGCACCACCATCCCTATGGTGGTACTAACCATCAGACCGACGGATTTGGTACAGGCACATTCTTCTGTACAGACGATCAATTAACCCTGCGACAGATATAGATATTTTCCCGagtattaatattatttaagaaaataaattccctAGGTAATTGATTAAATGTCCACTGATGATACCATACCTTCTGAACTGTGCGTGCCAACAATTCCTGCTTCAATTGTGCAACACTTTGACGATCCAAACGGAAACCATTCGGGGATCTTTGTTGGACAGCTTgggaattctataaaaaaaaaaaacacgaagaCATTAGCTATTTCTAAAACCTTTCAATTACAATTCACAATTAATTACCTTGCGTGGTACATTCTCCTTGGCTGGCCTATTTTCTTTAGGCTCCTTGACACTGAGATCAAGCTTGACGAAACTTTCAGTGGCGTCTTGGGCCGTTTTAATACTATGATACACTGACATGCTAAAAATGAGGaaatggatccaaaaagaaagacaaaagaaaaattaaaaccaaattagtTTTTACCGCCTTTTCTAAATGACCATAGTTAGGGGAAGGACATTAagtacaacaacaataacatcatcatcatctacaCCATGCCATTTCACCCACCTTGGATGCTCAATCAATAGGTTCTCATATGGTGTAGCTTCCATATTGATGGGTCCAATGGAGGTGAAACATGGTGGTGGTGTTACGAACCATGATTCGTCCATCTTTTTGGCATTTTCCAATAATGCTGTTCCTCCGATCGCTGTGACCGCTTTCACGACATCCTGCTTTTGTGTTGGGGCCACCACATACAGCGATCGGGTCATACCGCCATCAGCTGTTAACCCGGATTGGCCATTGCGATTTTCTTTGACTGTGCGGGATGGGCTTAATGTTGATACACTTAAACCGCTGTTGCGGGAACTATTGTTATGGGTGTTGTTGTTGCCGCGTGATTTTTGCAAATGGTTGCGTTGCTTTTGAGGCCTTGGACCACTGTAGAGGGAATGCGAATTGATATGTTGTAGGCGCCGTTGTTGGGCCAATGGACTGGGTGCGATGGTAGGAGGTTTGACCGATTTGACGATCTCGATAGTGGTTGCAGTGTTGAGCCCAGCACCTTTGTCGCCAGGCAAGGAGACTTCGTTTTCGTCGTCTGAAAAACAAAAGATGGTAAAGCTGTTAGGTTAGTCGTTATGGAAATTAAAAACGTATCACAGAAAAAGAAGCGCTATATTGACAATAGGATACCAAACAGAGTGACTGATATGTATTACAACCaatttcaggttgctatcaATTCTAAACAGCTGGTCTGACAAGTGATAGATTTACACCagggacagttcattttatggtTTACAAGCTAACAAAAGTATTTTGGTATATTGAAttgagaaaaatatttgtggtGAACTTAAAGCGtaatagtgtgattgctttatatttggatgGAAACCAGAAGTATCTATCATTAGAGCCCTACATCATTTAAATGCGAATTAATCTTTTGTTTTTCGTGCCATTGCTCATTACAGTGATACTAGTGGTGTTGCATCGCGTTCAAaacatggtaaaaataccagaaATGATACCAAAAGTGAGGACCATATTTAACCGAAATCCACACCCTTAGTGTTAGAAAACCtgctcgtgagctgaacatatcaaGAGAACGGATTCCATTGAACTTCCAAAAAGTGCTAAAACTCACCGATGCACtaaaaaagttagactggaatGTATCAAGAGTTACTTCGCTTGCACGAAGTGGCCAGTTATCGAATTTgggtttctccgatgagaagccattcctaATTGGGCAGTTTGTGACCAAACGAAATGATCGATTTTACTTGCCATAGAGGTCAGCGGAAAATGTACATCTTCGATTGGCCACTCAAGTGCCTCTAATGGTAATTGGAGTATTCAACTACTATGGAGTCAAAATAAATGGCGATTATTATTGGAAAAATGCGCTAAAGACGGTTCTAAAGTcttgggcagacaaacatttcgaccACAGTCCTTGGACATTCGAACAAGACCTTAAAACCATCGCATTCAGCACACTTCAACCAATAATAGCTTAAAAAGGTGGTTCGTCGCTTCACTTCTACCgttcaatggccaccaaaatcgctGAATGTCAattcgttggacttttgcgcctggggcattttggattatatggaagctttatataaatatggacctataCGTAGCGCTTTTCGCAAGGTGGTTAGAAGGCATGTATTAACCTCTCAAACcatatttcaatcggatcggatgaattttgcttcttccagagactatagaaatcaaatctacAGATCGGttttatcggatgaaatttgctcctccaataccaTATGACCTGGAACAGCTACTTGCGCTAAATTTCAAGTCGGTAACTtggttcgtttggaagttagttcaatacggacggacggacatcgctagatcagaATACACCACGAATATATAAATACGTTATGGGGTTTGTTACCAGTATATCGATGAGTTACAAACCGAATGAAAAATTTATACTAACTTTGCCCCTCCCCCACtctatgcaaaaaattaaaaaaatatagagcTCTACATCTTCCATCTCAGACACACTGTGTTGAGAAAACTGCAGTTTCGGCATTTCACATCATCGTTAACTTCCACTCTACTTCCATATCTCATTGTCACCCTTTTCTCTctttgataatatttgaaattttctattttgggaAACTCACCTTCCTTTTCTACAATGAACCACTCGTCTTCGTCGAAATCTTCGTCACAACTATCGCTTGGTGAGGAGGATAATTTCGTTATGGATTTGTTGGTGCTACCACTCTCGCTTGTATTTGTACTCTTAACTCCAGATTTGCGTTTATTCTGTTGACGGGTATTATTACGTTTGTTTTTGCCACGTCTAATGGCACGAGCTGCCGCCGATTTATCAGATGGATCTGCTCCGGTTACCGATGGTGTCAGTGATGT
This is a stretch of genomic DNA from Haematobia irritans isolate KBUSLIRL chromosome 4, ASM5000362v1, whole genome shotgun sequence. It encodes these proteins:
- the TP53INP gene encoding tumor protein p53 inducible nuclear protein isoform X2, which translates into the protein MLSSIASYLFGSNTTDTTPNKEAEESGIGSGVEEVIDSPNNTTVDIDNLIEVTSLTPSVTGADPSDKSAAARAIRRGKNKRNNTRQQNKRKSGVKSTNTSESGSTNKSITKLSSSPSDSCDEDFDEDEWFIVEKEDDENEVSLPGDKGAGLNTATTIEIVKSVKPPTIAPSPLAQQRRLQHINSHSLYSGPRPQKQRNHLQKSRGNNNTHNNSSRNSGLSVSTLSPSRTVKENRNGQSGLTADGGMTRSLYVVAPTQKQDVVKAVTAIGGTALLENAKKMDESCMSVYHSIKTAQDATESFVKLDLSVKEPKENRPAKENVPRKNSQAVQQRSPNGFRLDRQSVAQLKQELLARTVQKTQSKKDRKDICRSAIKRANKVRDVQSKNHASRRSDRQHFKVVSSANNNRKSNCY
- the TP53INP gene encoding tumor protein p53 inducible nuclear protein isoform X1 yields the protein MLSSIASYLFGSNTTDTTPNKEAEESGIGSGVEEVIDSPNNTTVDIDNLIEVTSLTPSVTGADPSDKSAAARAIRRGKNKRNNTRQQNKRKSGVKSTNTSESGSTNKSITKLSSSPSDSCDEDFDEDEWFIVEKEDDENEVSLPGDKGAGLNTATTIEIVKSVKPPTIAPSPLAQQRRLQHINSHSLYSGPRPQKQRNHLQKSRGNNNTHNNSSRNSGLSVSTLSPSRTVKENRNGQSGLTADGGMTRSLYVVAPTQKQDVVKAVTAIGGTALLENAKKMDESWFVTPPPCFTSIGPINMEATPYENLLIEHPSMSVYHSIKTAQDATESFVKLDLSVKEPKENRPAKENVPRKNSQAVQQRSPNGFRLDRQSVAQLKQELLARTVQKTQSKKDRKDICRSAIKRANKVRDVQSKNHASRRSDRQHFKVVSSANNNRKSNCY